From a region of the bacterium genome:
- the rpsC gene encoding 30S ribosomal protein S3: protein MGQKVNPRSFRIGQGYTWDSIWYTGNKREYVENLAEDIFIRNFIENYFANGDIDSVVIERFGEKIKINIHTGRPGVVIGRGGEEIEKIKKLLSSKIKKEFQIDIYEIADSNLNAPLIAKSVAKSIEKRIQHRRAMKRAVSNAMASGALGIKISAAGRLQDAEIARTEWYREGRVPLHTIRANIDYGIAEATTKFGKIGIKVWVYRKREEE from the coding sequence ATGGGACAGAAAGTAAATCCAAGAAGCTTTAGAATAGGACAAGGTTATACTTGGGATTCAATATGGTATACAGGAAACAAAAGGGAGTATGTGGAGAACCTTGCCGAGGATATCTTCATTAGAAATTTTATTGAAAACTATTTTGCAAATGGCGATATTGATTCGGTTGTAATTGAAAGATTTGGTGAAAAGATTAAGATAAATATCCATACCGGAAGACCAGGGGTTGTTATTGGAAGGGGAGGAGAGGAGATAGAAAAGATTAAAAAGCTCTTATCTTCTAAAATAAAAAAAGAATTTCAGATAGATATCTATGAAATAGCTGACTCAAATCTCAATGCCCCTCTGATTGCCAAATCTGTGGCAAAGTCTATTGAAAAGAGGATTCAACATAGAAGGGCGATGAAAAGGGCTGTTTCTAATGCAATGGCATCAGGTGCACTGGGAATAAAAATCTCTGCGGCTGGAAGGCTCCAAGATGCAGAGATAGCAAGAACAGAATGGTATCGTGAAGGAAGGGTTCCCCTTCATACCATAAGGGCTAATATAGATTATGGAATAGCAGAGGCAACCACAAAGTTTGGAAAGATTGGAATAAAGGTGTGGGT
- the coaD gene encoding pantetheine-phosphate adenylyltransferase — translation MKAVYPGRFDPPTFGHLDIIKRASSIFDEIIVLCAEDATKKTLFSKEERIEMLNEIAKGIKGISISSFKGLLVDYLKENKIKVVIRGLRAVSDFEYEFQMALTNKRLYPELETVFLMTDEAYFYLSSSVVKELSKLGKLPKGFVPKQVEERLKLFYQK, via the coding sequence ATGAAGGCAGTATATCCAGGAAGGTTTGATCCACCAACATTTGGCCATTTGGATATTATAAAGAGGGCATCCTCTATTTTTGATGAAATAATTGTTCTCTGTGCAGAGGATGCAACAAAGAAGACCCTATTCTCAAAAGAGGAAAGAATTGAAATGCTAAATGAGATAGCCAAAGGAATAAAGGGGATTTCCATCTCATCATTCAAAGGACTTCTGGTTGATTATCTTAAGGAGAACAAAATAAAGGTTGTCATAAGGGGGCTTCGTGCGGTTTCTGATTTTGAATATGAGTTTCAGATGGCCCTTACAAACAAGAGGCTTTATCCAGAATTAGAGACGGTTTTCCTAATGACAGATGAGGCATATTTTTATCTATCATCCTCTGTGGTAAAGGAGCTTTCCAAGCTTGGAAAGCTTCCAAAAGGATTTGTTCCAAAACAGGTGGAAGAAAGGTTAAAATTATTTTATCAAAAATAG
- the murI gene encoding glutamate racemase: MEKPIAIFDSGIGGVTVLKEIIRMLPQEDIIYFGDIARSPYGSKSESLVIKYANQALSFLLSQEVKLVVIACNTASSVAIESLSQRFPYIIDVIDPVVSEAIKLGETIGVIGTRRTIASSIYQKRIVREGKKVIAKACPLFVPLVEEGWIDHKITRAICEEYLSELKGKIDVLILGCTHYPFLLQTIKETMGDNIHIVNSSTSTAIATKTLLEKEGLLNIKGGSLRFYTSDTPGDFMLKAAGFLDISIPDIQRIDLEEYEGSISRKV, translated from the coding sequence ATGGAAAAACCCATAGCTATTTTTGATTCTGGGATTGGTGGAGTTACCGTTTTGAAGGAGATTATAAGAATGCTTCCCCAAGAGGACATTATTTATTTTGGTGATATTGCAAGAAGTCCATATGGCTCAAAATCAGAATCTTTGGTTATCAAATATGCAAATCAAGCCCTTTCCTTTCTCCTTTCACAGGAGGTAAAGCTTGTTGTCATAGCTTGCAATACCGCAAGCTCTGTTGCTATTGAAAGCCTATCCCAGAGATTTCCCTATATTATTGATGTTATAGACCCTGTTGTTTCCGAGGCAATAAAGCTTGGGGAAACAATTGGTGTAATTGGGACAAGAAGGACGATTGCTAGCTCCATTTACCAGAAAAGGATAGTAAGAGAGGGCAAAAAGGTTATCGCAAAAGCCTGTCCATTATTTGTCCCATTGGTTGAGGAGGGATGGATTGACCATAAGATAACAAGGGCTATATGTGAAGAATATCTTTCGGAATTAAAGGGAAAAATTGATGTTCTCATCCTTGGCTGCACACATTATCCATTTCTCTTACAAACAATTAAGGAAACAATGGGTGATAATATTCATATTGTCAACTCATCTACCTCAACAGCCATTGCTACAAAAACATTATTGGAAAAGGAGGGCTTGCTTAACATAAAGGGGGGGAGTTTAAGATTTTATACAAGTGATACCCCAGGCGATTTTATGCTTAAAGCAGCTGGTTTTCTTGACATTTCAATTCCAGATATCCAAAGAATAGATTTAGAGGAATATGAAGGCAGTATATCCAGGAAGGTTTGA